A region of Rhizobium binae DNA encodes the following proteins:
- a CDS encoding HlyD family secretion protein has product MIWNHRITRIIVGLLLLTLVTVVSLPTITGFTSLDGTVNARFAVVNAPIDGTIADEPIKVGIPVKAGQLLAEIKNTRVNRAILASLEADRNTALDRVAALKKERDELSALREELSARLEVYRQTTIANLEREVEILRKKVEVSQAQDLVAQVDLDRRMALESKGILTQKLVEAARAAGAATGGEVEISNLTVDQLQQRLNAVRQGIFVFGDGQNDVPYSRQREDEVVVRINDLNSRIAENETRASEVEKQLVEEKNRVNSLESATAIAPFDGVVWSRSIVSGSNVVLNNELMRLLDCRELFVDILVPEVNYDEIYPGLVAQVRLFGRSDVFNGTVISVRGSSASLETDSYAASLPPSTQRNARIRVRLDPSFMNDDFANFCQVGRTVQVRFSKHGINVSNWVKSLWFSIL; this is encoded by the coding sequence ATGATCTGGAACCATCGCATCACGCGCATCATCGTCGGCCTACTGCTGCTGACACTCGTGACGGTCGTCTCATTGCCGACGATTACCGGCTTTACGAGCCTTGATGGCACGGTCAATGCCCGGTTTGCTGTCGTTAATGCCCCAATCGACGGCACGATCGCGGACGAACCCATCAAAGTCGGCATCCCGGTCAAAGCCGGGCAATTGCTCGCAGAAATCAAAAATACGCGCGTCAATCGCGCCATCCTCGCGTCGCTGGAGGCAGATCGAAACACGGCGCTCGACCGCGTCGCAGCATTGAAAAAGGAACGGGACGAGCTCTCCGCGCTTCGCGAGGAATTGTCTGCCAGATTGGAGGTCTACAGGCAGACCACCATTGCCAATCTCGAACGCGAAGTCGAAATCCTCAGAAAAAAAGTCGAGGTGTCGCAAGCTCAGGATCTGGTCGCGCAGGTCGACCTGGACCGTCGGATGGCACTCGAGTCAAAAGGCATTCTGACGCAGAAGCTGGTCGAGGCCGCACGTGCCGCCGGAGCTGCGACTGGCGGCGAGGTTGAAATCAGCAACCTGACGGTCGATCAATTGCAGCAAAGGCTCAATGCGGTCCGCCAGGGTATCTTTGTCTTCGGCGACGGACAGAATGACGTGCCTTATTCGCGGCAGCGCGAAGACGAGGTCGTCGTTCGCATCAACGACTTGAACTCGCGCATAGCGGAAAACGAGACACGAGCCAGCGAAGTCGAAAAGCAGCTGGTCGAAGAGAAAAATCGCGTCAACAGCCTCGAATCCGCAACCGCTATAGCGCCGTTTGACGGCGTTGTTTGGAGCAGGAGTATCGTCAGCGGTTCCAACGTCGTGCTGAACAACGAGCTGATGCGCCTGCTCGACTGTCGGGAGCTGTTTGTCGATATCCTTGTTCCCGAAGTCAATTATGACGAGATCTATCCGGGACTTGTCGCACAGGTGCGCTTGTTCGGCCGCAGCGATGTCTTCAATGGCACGGTCATTTCCGTCAGAGGCAGTTCGGCTTCGCTCGAAACCGACTCCTATGCCGCCAGCTTGCCGCCGTCGACACAGCGCAATGCCCGCATTCGGGTTCGCCTCGATCCATCCTTCATGAACGACGACTTTGCGAACTTCTGCCAGGTGGGGCGCACAGTGCAGGTACGATTTTCCAAACACGGCATCAACGTATCCAACTGGGTCAAAAGCCTGTGGTTCAGTATCTTGTAG
- a CDS encoding glycosyltransferase, which translates to MVQYLVALVPTFVVLAFFFLGPFNWSRRHTWTRAVTCAFVAAVALRYMLWRLTETVLPFPDGGPSFYWVWILFIVEVLACVEVILFLVLMSRYVDRSAEADRLARVFFARDQRGLPTVDVFIPTYNEPLDVLERTIIGARSLDYPADKLNVYVLDDQRRDWLKAYCEEKNVIHITRGDNSHAKAGNMNNGLKVSSGEFIAIFDADFVPYRHFLRRTLPFFCDESIGIVQTPQHFFNVDPVQSNLGLENIWPDEQRLFFDEIAPSRDAWDVSFCCGSCSIARRKAVDAIGGFPTESITEDLLTTLSMLNKGYKTRYLNERLSMGLAAENLTGYFVQRERWCQGGIQTLYLYNGPLRGPGLTLFQRIMFLPASWLVQYLVRFTVLLVPIVYFWFGLLPLYFTDIADYVAHQVPLLAAYFLLMLWITPTRYLPVVSSAVGTFATFRMLPTVVSSLVRPFGKPFRVTPKGSGNESNQFDRYSFTWIASIVAVTVVGLLVNVVPETSHVQGQFSPVAAWWSGINIVVLLIASLICFEKPRRLFHAFKLDEPATVDDVSGQIVSLALDKAVVAVPNMARFQSKSVMLKLPGFAPVQAELGQVTQRRRSVSRSGDKQAYYLHLYFELSGAARDNMIVKLYTGQYSRDIRDIDKVAVSLNLLLRSFGRTRTL; encoded by the coding sequence GTGGTTCAGTATCTTGTAGCGCTGGTTCCGACCTTTGTCGTTTTGGCCTTCTTCTTCCTGGGGCCATTCAACTGGTCGCGCCGTCACACCTGGACTCGGGCTGTGACCTGCGCCTTTGTCGCGGCAGTCGCATTGCGATACATGCTCTGGCGCTTGACGGAGACCGTGCTTCCCTTTCCCGATGGCGGTCCGAGTTTCTACTGGGTCTGGATCCTCTTTATCGTCGAGGTCCTGGCCTGCGTCGAGGTCATCCTTTTTCTGGTATTGATGAGCCGCTATGTCGACCGGAGCGCAGAAGCGGACCGGCTGGCGCGCGTTTTCTTTGCGCGAGACCAACGTGGATTGCCGACTGTCGATGTTTTCATTCCTACCTATAACGAGCCGCTCGATGTGCTCGAGCGAACCATCATCGGCGCCCGCTCGCTGGATTATCCTGCCGACAAATTGAATGTGTATGTGCTCGACGATCAACGCCGGGACTGGCTGAAGGCCTATTGCGAAGAGAAGAACGTCATCCACATCACGCGCGGCGACAACAGCCACGCCAAAGCAGGCAATATGAACAACGGGCTGAAGGTTAGCTCGGGCGAGTTTATTGCGATCTTCGACGCCGATTTTGTTCCCTATCGACATTTCCTGCGCCGGACGCTGCCCTTCTTCTGCGATGAAAGCATCGGCATCGTCCAGACGCCTCAACATTTCTTCAATGTCGATCCGGTGCAATCGAACCTCGGCCTGGAGAATATCTGGCCGGACGAGCAGCGCCTGTTCTTCGACGAGATCGCGCCCAGCCGAGACGCCTGGGACGTCAGTTTCTGCTGCGGATCATGCTCGATTGCTCGCCGCAAGGCCGTCGACGCCATAGGCGGGTTTCCGACGGAGTCGATCACGGAAGACCTGCTGACGACGCTTTCGATGCTCAACAAGGGCTACAAGACGCGCTACCTGAACGAGCGCCTGTCGATGGGACTCGCCGCCGAAAACCTGACCGGTTATTTTGTGCAGCGCGAACGGTGGTGTCAGGGGGGTATTCAAACTCTCTATTTGTATAATGGCCCGCTGCGCGGCCCGGGATTGACGCTTTTTCAACGGATCATGTTCCTGCCGGCGTCATGGCTGGTACAGTATCTGGTCCGCTTCACGGTATTGCTCGTCCCCATCGTCTATTTCTGGTTCGGCCTTCTCCCGCTCTATTTCACGGATATAGCCGATTATGTCGCGCATCAGGTGCCGCTGCTGGCGGCGTATTTTCTGCTCATGCTGTGGATCACGCCGACCCGTTATCTGCCTGTGGTTTCCAGCGCCGTCGGGACCTTTGCGACATTCCGCATGTTGCCGACCGTGGTCTCCAGCCTGGTGAGACCATTTGGCAAGCCGTTCAGGGTGACGCCGAAGGGCAGTGGTAACGAGTCCAACCAGTTCGACCGCTACAGCTTCACCTGGATCGCAAGCATCGTCGCGGTCACCGTCGTTGGCCTGCTGGTCAACGTCGTGCCGGAGACGTCGCATGTGCAAGGCCAGTTTTCGCCGGTCGCGGCCTGGTGGTCAGGCATCAACATCGTCGTCCTGCTCATCGCGTCGCTCATCTGCTTTGAGAAACCCCGGCGCCTGTTTCATGCGTTCAAGCTCGATGAGCCGGCCACCGTCGACGATGTCTCCGGCCAGATCGTCAGTCTGGCACTGGACAAGGCGGTCGTTGCCGTCCCCAACATGGCCCGATTTCAATCCAAATCGGTCATGCTGAAGCTTCCCGGCTTCGCCCCGGTCCAAGCCGAACTCGGGCAGGTCACGCAACGACGAAGGAGCGTCAGTCGCAGCGGCGACAAGCAAGCCTATTATCTGCATCTGTATTTCGAACTCAGCGGCGCTGCTCGCGACAACATGATTGTCAAACTCTACACCGGCCAATATTCGCGTGATATTCGCGACATCGACAAGGTTGCCGTCTCTCTTAACCTGTTGTTGCGGTCATTCGGGCGAACGCGCACGCTGTAG